From one Trifolium pratense cultivar HEN17-A07 linkage group LG1, ARS_RC_1.1, whole genome shotgun sequence genomic stretch:
- the LOC123889891 gene encoding homeobox protein knotted-1-like 10: protein MDLIGSDISDRILKNQIATHPLYPNLLSAFIECQKVGVPSEVASLLEEIGRESHHNNALRQIGDDPDLDHFMESYCEILHRYKEELSKPFNEATLFLCKIESQLSQLCNDTQQQGMSSDYNNRSDEAAGTSEDELSCERVEAVEGHHEICGTSCQGDKELKEMLLRKYGGYLSNLRKEFLKKRKKGKLPKDARKTLMDWWNVHYRWPYPTEEEKLQLSENTGLDIKQINNWFINQRKRHWKPSEDMRFAIMEGVSSTGITRPL, encoded by the exons ATGGATTTAATTGGGTCGGATATATCAGATCGGATTCTCAAGAACCAGATCGCCACTCATCCCCTCTATCCAAATCTACTATCTGCTTTTATAGAATGCCAAaag GTTGGGGTACCATCAGAAGTTGCATCCCTTCTTGAAGAAATAGGGCGTGAAAGCCACCACAACAATGCTCTCCGTCAGATTGGAGATGATCCTGACCTTGACCACTTTatg gAATCATACTGCGAAATTCTTCATAGATACAAAGAGGAATTGTCGAAGCCATTCAATGAAGCGACATTGTTTTTGTGTAAGATTGAATCACAACTAAGCCAACTCTGCAATGACACACAACAACAAGGAATGTCATCTGATTATAACAACCGTTCAG ATGAGGCAGCAGGGACATCAGAGGATGAATTGAGTTGTGAAAGGGTTGAAGCAGTAGAAGGTCATCATGAAATTTGTGGCACATCATGTCAAGGTGATAAAGAGCTTAAAGAAATGCTCCTTCGTAAATATGGAGGTTATCTTAGCAACTTGAGAAAAGAATTtctaaagaaaaggaaaaagggTAAACTACCAAAGGATGCTAGAAAAACATTGATGGATTGGTGGAATGTTCACTATAGGTGGCCTTATCCCACG gAGGAGGAGAAATTGCAACTATCAGAAAATACTGGACTTGATATAAAGCAGATAAATAACTGGTTCATAAATCAGAGGAAAAGACATTGGAAACCATCCGAAGATATGAGATTCGCGATTATGGAGGGTGTAAGTAGCACCGGCATAACAAGACCTCTTTAA